A region of the Drosophila subpulchrella strain 33 F10 #4 breed RU33 chromosome 3L, RU_Dsub_v1.1 Primary Assembly, whole genome shotgun sequence genome:
GCACAGGAGCGGGCTGCGCATGGGGATTTCCATGAACTGGGGCTGATACGGGAGCAAAGGATGTCGGTGGCAATtcctgctgcagctgctgttGGTTGGGCATCCTGACACCCTGACTCTTGAGGAGGCTCATGGCAAACTCGTTGGCCTCCTTGCTCTGGAAACCCATGATCTTGCTGGGATCGTACGTATAGCCATTCGCCAATTGACTGTAGTTGGCATGCGAATGATGCCGGGGATTGTGATGCTGATTCTGATGTTTCTGGTTGCTTTGAGCCTTTTCCGGCTTCTGCGAAGGCAACTGGGCTGCTGATGGCTTCACCTGGTTTTCTGttcccgatcccgatcccgtTCCCGCCTGGCGGTTGCCTTGACCCCGCTTGCCTCGATTCTCTCGCTTGGGAGCACTGCTAACCTTGAGATTAGCCGTTTCTTCGGTTACCTTGTTCAAACGGGCGGTGAAATCTTCGCCTGCGTTATTTGAGGGCTTCGCAGTTGCATTTGCTGAATTCGATCCTGCGTTGACTGGCTGCTGCTTACGCCTGTTGCCATTGGCGTTGCCGTTCTCTCCTCTGTTCGAGCCTCCACGATTGCTGCCTCTATCGCTGCCACGTCGATTGCCGGTGTGCTCCTTTCCATTAGTTGCTTCTTGTTCTGGTTTAGCCTCCGGATTGCTCTTGGCCGACGTGTTGTCCGCTCCATTGCGGTTAGAGGTTTTAACAGCCGTGGTCTCTGGTTTATTACGTCCAGCTCCACGTTCGTTAAAGCCTCCTCCACGCTCCCTGGGAGGTCGCTCCTCCCTCGGAGGTCTCTCCTCTCTGGGAGGTCTCTCCTCCCTTGGCGGTCTCTCCTCCCTCGGTGGTCTCTCCTCCCGGTGGCCTCTCTCCTCCCTCGGTGGCCTCTCGTCCCTGCCACCACCTCGATTACGTCCTCCACCACGTGACGAACCAGCATGTCCACCACGATGCGCGGCAAAGCTGCTCGATACATTGTTCTCAAACCTCGAACGATCCGAAAActttcctcctcctcctcctccgccgcccAGAGCTGAAGATCTGCTATCCGCCTCGCTGAACCTCGAGTTTCCAAATTGCTTGAAAGGATTAAAGTGGTTAATGGTGGGTGGGGCAGTTGGAGCGGCAGCAAAGGTGTCTACGATGCTGGTAGCCGGTGTCTCCGTTGCGGGCAGTTTTGTGGTTAGGAAATCGAACAGCGTGGCATTGGCAGCGGGCTTGGCTGCTTCAGCTTCATCCTTGGCGCTAGCCCCGCGTTTTCCCTCTCTGGGCGGACGATCTCCACGTCCCGGACGACCCATGGTTTCGATGGGGCCCACTCCTCCAGCTTCCTTGCGTCGTTTGAGGTTGAACAGAGCACGCTCTAGGTTGTTCCTTGTGGAATGCAAGGCACTGCGGGCCTCCTCCTCGCTGAAACCCTTGTCCAGGATCTTCTTGATGTTGTGATCGATGATGTTCTGGCCTCCGCCGCCGAAGACCTTTTTGCCGCCCGCCTTGGTGGCCACAGCAATGGCCTCGGTGCGCATGGCATTGAACTCGTCGTTCTCCTTGGCCGGCTTATCCTTATCGCCCGAGGAGCCCAGACTTTTGAAGTTCCTCTCCCTTTCGGCGGTGGTATCGATTTTCCGTCCAAATGCCACCCAAGGGGGCGGAGCAGATGTGCCACTCAGGGGGCGACCACTGCGCGCGTATCTCAGCATGGTTCTGGCCAGATCCCACTTCTCGTAGAGCGCATCCACACGGCCGCCGAGGAGCTGAATTTCAGTGGATTTCAGCAGAAGAAATCCCTGCATCAGCTGAAGTTTGTCGGCCTTAAAAAAGATCTTACTGCCGGGCGCCACATTGAGATTCAGCTGGGGCACTGGCTCCAGCTCGAGGGCCTGAATGGCGTTCTGGCCATCGCTCAGATCCAACTGAAGGAGGCGCGGCGCCGCCTTCGATTCCTCATTCGCCTTGGGGGCGGCTATATTCCGCACTCGCTGCACCTGCAGCACTATCTTTCCGGGCAATGTGGCATCTTCGCGTTTCGCGGGCAGTGCGCCACCGCCTATGTCGCGGATATCACGCTGGAATCGTGAGTAATGggttattattaattattacaCACGAAGCAGCCGGTTCGATTTCGCCTACTCTACTCACATTCAGTGCATCATCGACTATTTTGCGGGTATCCTCGCTGCCAACGGCTGTGGTCACGATTTTAAGGCCCTCCTCCGTCAGGTGCCTGCATTAATCATTAGATCTTAGGCCTTTCTGCTGTTTTTCGGCGTACTTACCATCCCAATTCTTGTAGTTTCTTGGCTAACTCCATTTTTTCATGAATACTTGTCTTTTTCGCAACCCGAGTACTAGCGATGGCAAAAATGGGATGTGTACTCGTTAGTGATGGGCGTGCGTGGCAAACCTATATATCGGTTAAGGTTGGGCAGGGATATCgcttatgttttatttttaactatttatgctaatagattaatAATATACGCTGAGATCTTAAAAATTACTCGAGCAAAGTTATaatttcaacttaaaaattcgCTTTCTGTCGAGATCCCAATCAACTCAGATTTAAGTAAAAAACTAAACAtatataaaatgaaaattttaaaaattccagtatgtatattatattacatggtagtttttcaatttttatatttgtgtATGCCAGCATTTGTATGAAACTGGTTATTTATTGGCAAttcaaaataaagaaatggaCACACTcctaaataattttattctagtaTTAATTTCGTGCATGTATCGTGTATATATGTTTGCATGTATCGTGTATATATGTTTGCTCCTTCGACAATTATAATAACTTAAcatttgtaaaaataaattattaaatggtTAAGAATTAAACGATATAAAATAAGGAATACCTCATACGACCACAGCCTATCGAATAGAACGCATATTTTAGGCACTTTGGCCAAACAACGAACGGTCACACTACTGGGCAAGTGTATATAAAGGGGCGGCCGTCGGCAGAGCGAAGGAATAACGGTTCGCGAGCACCAACGTTTCTTTTTCGAGAGCGGAGTAAATTTTCCAGTCGACAAATAGTGATTGAACACCCAAACGAGATTTATTCGAGACCCGCCTACAAATTGCAAAACAACAGGAGCTGCAATTATACATTCGAATCCGCGGAACAAACCCGTGGAAAGTGCTAGAAAAAATAAGAAGGAAAAACTGTGACGCgatcaaaaccaaaaacaacaacaacaaaacagtCATCGGACGATAAATAGAATCTAACGCAGAGTCCAAAGCATGAATCTGTCATTCGCTGGCTGCGGATTTCTGGGCATCTACCACGTCGGAGTGGCCGTCTGCTTCAAGAAGTATGCCCCGCATCTGTTGCTGGAGAAGATTGGAGGCGCTTCGGCCGGTTCCCTGGCCGCCTGCTGTCTCCTCTG
Encoded here:
- the LOC119554556 gene encoding tudor domain-containing protein 3, whose amino-acid sequence is MELAKKLQELGWHLTEEGLKIVTTAVGSEDTRKIVDDALNRDIRDIGGGALPAKREDATLPGKIVLQVQRVRNIAAPKANEESKAAPRLLQLDLSDGQNAIQALELEPVPQLNLNVAPGSKIFFKADKLQLMQGFLLLKSTEIQLLGGRVDALYEKWDLARTMLRYARSGRPLSGTSAPPPWVAFGRKIDTTAERERNFKSLGSSGDKDKPAKENDEFNAMRTEAIAVATKAGGKKVFGGGGQNIIDHNIKKILDKGFSEEEARSALHSTRNNLERALFNLKRRKEAGGVGPIETMGRPGRGDRPPREGKRGASAKDEAEAAKPAANATLFDFLTTKLPATETPATSIVDTFAAAPTAPPTINHFNPFKQFGNSRFSEADSRSSALGGGGGGGGKFSDRSRFENNVSSSFAAHRGGHAGSSRGGGRNRGGGRDERPPREERGHREERPPREERPPREERPPREERPPREERPPRERGGGFNERGAGRNKPETTAVKTSNRNGADNTSAKSNPEAKPEQEATNGKEHTGNRRGSDRGSNRGGSNRGENGNANGNRRKQQPVNAGSNSANATAKPSNNAGEDFTARLNKVTEETANLKVSSAPKRENRGKRGQGNRQAGTGSGSGTENQVKPSAAQLPSQKPEKAQSNQKHQNQHHNPRHHSHANYSQLANGYTYDPSKIMGFQSKEANEFAMSLLKSQGVRMPNQQQLQQELPPTSFAPVSAPVHGNPHAQPAPVPVPQAAAREQFGMTPGDPWMWQKGDLCMAKYWDDGRYYEAEITGVSEKTCVVFFMGYGNHEEVLKADILPITDAQNRPLSNVHQQQHQQQQHQQQQQHQHSRYRGDRQQQVYVPPHKREH